A portion of the Planctomicrobium piriforme genome contains these proteins:
- a CDS encoding NAD(P)H-hydrate epimerase: protein MSDPSVLSREQVRSIDRIAVEKFGIPSIVLMENAGRSCAEFLLAEGVATSSPVCICCGKGNNGGDGFAMARHLEILGIPVEVLIFHDPEEFRGDAAINFQILAKSDIPIHQLSFPKDTAQLERHLKHASWLVDALLGTGAVGNLRSPYEIVIPEMNNAGRPIMAIDIPSGLDCDLGNPPDCGIVAQITVTLVAAKPGFRSTEGQLHCGKVVVGQIGIPRNLLSLVQAGPAFEESV, encoded by the coding sequence ATGTCTGACCCCAGCGTGCTGTCACGAGAACAGGTCCGCTCCATCGACCGGATCGCCGTCGAAAAGTTTGGGATCCCCTCTATCGTCCTCATGGAGAATGCTGGCCGCAGCTGTGCGGAGTTTCTGCTCGCAGAAGGAGTCGCAACCTCCAGCCCTGTCTGCATCTGCTGCGGAAAAGGGAACAACGGCGGCGATGGTTTCGCGATGGCCCGGCACTTGGAAATCCTGGGCATCCCCGTCGAAGTTCTGATCTTTCACGATCCGGAAGAATTCAGGGGGGACGCGGCAATCAATTTCCAGATCCTCGCGAAGTCCGACATCCCCATTCACCAGCTTTCGTTCCCGAAAGACACCGCCCAACTGGAACGGCATCTGAAGCACGCTTCCTGGCTGGTCGACGCTCTGCTGGGAACCGGAGCGGTCGGAAACCTCCGGTCTCCTTACGAAATTGTCATCCCGGAAATGAACAATGCAGGTCGCCCGATCATGGCTATCGACATCCCCTCAGGGCTCGATTGCGACCTAGGCAACCCGCCCGACTGCGGGATTGTGGCCCAAATCACCGTGACGTTAGTCGCCGCCAAACCTGGATTTCGGTCAACCGAAGGCCAACTGCACTGTGGGAAGGTGGTCGTGGGCCAGATCGGGATTCCGCGAAATCTACTGTCGCTGGTCCAGGCCGGACCCGCTTTTGAGGAATCTGTCTGA